In a genomic window of Thalassotalea piscium:
- the msbA gene encoding lipid A export permease/ATP-binding protein MsbA, whose protein sequence is MTYAKVYKAGFIVSIIGMLSYAGVDLLFLSKLQPLIDDGLTGADPNFMKWAPLFVIVCFIVRGVSHFIANYCLAWVGNHVVADLRQHIFEHIMTMPVSFHDKESTGTLISKLTYDTEQVLNATSKALLTLVQQGVFVIGLIAMMFYFSWQLSAIFLLIVPLIALIITQVSRRFRKVSKDIQGAMGEVTTAAEQTFNGHKVVLTFDGQQREFDRFNVINKNNRQQRMKMVIARAASVPVIQIIASFALAFILYIVTTPELSDIKPGAFIAVVTYMTMLMNPLKQLTNVNSEFQKGMAACSSIFEVLDQASENDTGTLPLVKAKGNLAFEKVDFSYEGDDKLALKQLSFSANAGETVALVGRSGSGKSTASSLLLRFYDATAGKVLIDGENILNFKLKDLRKQFAYVSQHVVLFNDSLANNIAYGKPHATREEIIDAATKAHVMEFANKLPKGLDTNIGDNGALLSGGQRQRVAIARALLCDAPFLILDEATSALDTESERHIQDALRLLQQNRTSIVIAHRLSTIESADKIIVMEQGEIVEQGDHASLIAKDGAYAQLHRFQFG, encoded by the coding sequence ATGACATACGCCAAAGTTTACAAAGCAGGTTTCATCGTTTCTATTATTGGTATGTTAAGTTACGCCGGTGTTGATTTACTTTTTTTATCAAAATTGCAGCCTTTAATTGATGATGGCTTGACTGGTGCCGATCCTAATTTTATGAAATGGGCACCCTTGTTCGTTATTGTCTGTTTTATTGTGCGTGGCGTAAGTCACTTTATTGCTAACTACTGTTTAGCTTGGGTGGGTAATCATGTAGTTGCAGATTTAAGGCAGCATATATTTGAACATATTATGACCATGCCAGTAAGCTTTCACGATAAAGAGTCTACAGGTACGTTAATTTCAAAGTTAACGTACGACACCGAACAAGTGCTAAATGCGACCAGTAAAGCATTACTGACTTTAGTTCAGCAAGGTGTTTTTGTTATCGGTTTAATTGCGATGATGTTTTATTTTAGCTGGCAGCTCTCGGCAATATTTTTACTTATTGTGCCACTTATTGCGCTTATTATTACTCAAGTTTCTCGACGTTTTCGCAAAGTAAGTAAAGACATTCAAGGCGCTATGGGCGAAGTAACTACGGCAGCCGAACAAACATTTAATGGTCACAAGGTCGTATTAACTTTTGATGGTCAACAACGTGAATTTGACCGTTTTAATGTAATTAATAAAAATAATCGCCAGCAGCGCATGAAAATGGTTATTGCACGAGCTGCTAGCGTACCTGTAATTCAAATTATTGCATCGTTTGCACTCGCCTTTATTTTATACATAGTAACCACGCCCGAATTGTCAGATATTAAGCCTGGTGCTTTTATTGCGGTAGTTACTTATATGACTATGTTAATGAATCCGTTAAAGCAATTAACCAATGTTAATAGTGAATTTCAGAAAGGAATGGCCGCCTGTTCAAGTATTTTTGAAGTGTTAGATCAAGCATCCGAAAATGACACAGGAACATTACCGCTAGTAAAAGCTAAAGGTAATTTAGCCTTTGAAAAGGTTGATTTCTCTTATGAAGGTGACGATAAACTAGCACTTAAGCAATTAAGCTTTAGTGCCAATGCTGGCGAAACAGTGGCCCTAGTTGGACGTTCGGGCAGTGGTAAAAGTACAGCGAGCTCATTATTACTTCGTTTTTACGATGCCACAGCTGGTAAAGTATTGATTGACGGTGAAAATATTCTCAACTTTAAATTGAAAGATTTACGTAAACAGTTTGCCTATGTTTCTCAGCATGTCGTGCTATTTAACGATTCATTGGCTAATAATATTGCCTATGGCAAACCGCATGCTACTCGCGAAGAAATAATCGATGCAGCAACTAAAGCCCATGTTATGGAATTTGCAAATAAACTACCCAAAGGATTAGACACTAATATTGGTGACAATGGCGCATTGCTCTCGGGAGGACAACGTCAGCGTGTTGCTATTGCTCGGGCACTTTTATGTGATGCACCATTCTTAATTCTTGATGAAGCCACCAGTGCTTTAGACACTGAATCTGAGCGTCATATTCAAGATGCGCTGCGTCTTTTACAACAAAACCGCACTAGCATTGTTATTGCTCATCGATTATCAACAATTGAAAGCGCGGATAAAATTATTGTAATGGAGCAAGGAGAAATTGTAGAACAAGGCGATCATGCCTCACTTATTGCTAAAGACGGTGCTTATGCACAATTACACCGTTTTCAATTTGGATAA